The sequence caaatttgcgaggaaaaaaaaactcacaaatttgcaagaaGAAAACTTGCAGGTTTGTAacctttataaagtggcaaatttgcgagaaaaaaaacttgcagaTTTGTGATATTGTAAAGTGGAAAAACTGCGAAAAAAgaactcgcaaatttacgagaGACAAACTCATGAATCTACAAGAAATAAACTCGCAAGTTTAGGCAACTTGTAGAAccccaataatgtaataatttcctgaaaatgtaataatgcctttaatgtaataaaatttgcattttaaatttcAATACAACCcagtaatgtaataatttctacagtattgtataaaaaaacacaaatcctgtcatttttaCCAGGTTTTACACGATCAGGATTTTCCGTCCGATCACCTATCCACGATTGAGTTTCCTTTGCGATTTGAAAAGTGCATTCTACTACATTGGAATGTCAATTTGAATTTGCTGAATTGTTCAACGCTActcataagtcaaggtaccactgtattttgGCAGGGCCAAACTCTAACTTTCTATCATTGTGTGTCATCTAGGACAAGAGAGCCACTGCCAAAGCTTCCTCCACAAAACCACATCCGGAGCGCAAAGGAAAGTGAGCGACATGACAGACTACCAAAATGATAACCATGGATTACCCTCCACATGTGACACACCTTTCAGCGGTTGAAGAGCTCAACTTGTAGTTTTATAACATTTGTAAAGTATCACTTCAACTAAAGCATGAGCAATTTTTCTACAAAACAatccaaaaaaaagcagcaaatgTCACTGAACTAAGACGACAAAAAGTGCTTCCTGTGAACTGTAACTGCATGATGACTGCTGGTGCATGACTTAGACCTTTTGAACTGTCATTATCTACAAACTGAAAAGAGGGGCGGCCCACGCTTGGGTCCTGTGCCCTTTTAAAGACTCAATCGCCCCCCGCAGGTTGACACTaaacccacccccccaaaaaggagTAATCAATCCCCTACTTCAAGAACGACCTCCGCTGAACCTGCCAACGCTTCTTTCGGTGGACCCTTTTTGTTCCGTGTGCgcttgtcgtaaaaaaaaaatatgcactcTCTGCTATGTGGACGTGTCGCCATGCGTATGTGTGAGTGTCTTCTCTGCCGCATGCCTTTCTTGCTTCTGACAGGGTGCTGAGCCCTGTCCCCTCATTGGCTCAAAGTCTTTGTGATGTCAGCACTGGAAAGAGAGCGCCTCTGTGCTCGCCTGCTTTTGAGTGTCCAGTCCTTGTGTGCTGAGTTGGCCTCccctagttgttgttgttgttgtttttctccctGAAAAGAATACATATTCAActtttaaacttttattttcttaaagcaGAAGACAGAAGTCAACCCAAACCTGTTCATTCCACAATTCTTAACACGGTATTccaattaatattgcatttgtggaatatgagttaagaatcaaactccacccattttttttatccatctcgaggCGGCCATTCTGCCATttggtgtcgactgaaaatggcatcaaaacaaccattcacggctcacctgttttctgaagttgaaccgtgattggtcgttacctctgagcaattgtgatgtcaaaatggctgcccctcaGATGGATCAAAATGTGTGGACTTTACTActtaaaggcggggtcttccgtttttactcaggaaaatgcactatacacAGAAATGtcctgctgttgacaaaacaaacacaaaatggcaaaatacaggcttgggtTTAAGgagaaaatcaccaccaaacattaacagaagcccagaggtgtagattgagaaggagttcatgggtatacatcctgtatttatatagtgcattttcctgagtgaaaatggaagaccctgccttcaactcatattccacaaacgcaatattcatcagaattccATGTTTATACTAAtaggggcacatacaacattttattatcaaaatattttgggggttgacttcccttttaatagctgggacatttttattttaaagggtATGGTCACTCTCGATAACTTTGTCCACTCTGATGCCACTTCTTCCTTCGTCTTGGTAGCTGACGTCATCTCTCCAAAACCAGTAGCCTCACTTTATATGCAGATGAGTCCTCCGCATTCCTTTCCACATTCATCCAATGTTTCAAACGATCACCTTGGCTGCAGGATGTGATTCTTTCCAGTGTAAAAACAAATGAAGTACAGTGCAGTATTGTGCTATTATGACGTGTGATTGTGCAGGCAGCACTGTGATTGTCGTCATTCTCCCCGACCCCAGACTCGTGATGTGTcgtcacaaactaaaagcacaCGCAATCAAGATGCTTAGGGGATGCGGTCAGGGTGTCAGATCGTGTGAACTTGCCACAGCAATAAAATCCAAAACACGCGAGACGAGCGCCGATAGGAAGTTCTGTAGACATACACATTGAGGTTTGTTTATTCTTTCACCTCCTGGATAACACGGGATCCAGCGTGCTGCGTTGACCTTGATGCAAAGTGAGTCAGTGAGAAAACGCTGACGCAGGATCAGACCAGTGTGATATCAGTGAGTGACTGCAGACGCCTGAGAGATTTGCTTCTGTATTTTTACAGCATTTAGCATATCAAGTAGTGTTATGTTGCATTATCTAATACAATGAATATATATCATTTGACATGTTTTCTCTGTATGTGGGTTTAGAGCAGAGGTAGGGGGTTGTTCAAGGTCCTCAATTGCCACACTAAATGTACCAAAAAATGTTATGGAACAATTGAACAAATGTTTATTGGTACATCATGCTAGTGGCTGAAAAAATCTTCAGGACCCATGCCTGAAATTCACCAGGAgggtcagccattttggaatgaagcggccattttgggatCACACTCCTAAAAAGGGCCCTGGaaagtttggggggggggcgctgTCACCAGTTCGGCAGGAAATTTAATGTACATGTCTATCATTAATAGTCTGAAGGACTAAACACTTGGTCAATCATTAATTATTTGAGGTTGTAGCCAACTAGCCATTAGCATGGAGGCTAATTGcactgaaatttttttttcctgtattgtttggggataaaaaaaaaaaaaaagccccatcACCAGTTTCACTGATCAACATGAATTTTGTTGGATGTGTCTATTTGTAGGGCCAATGGGTGAAATTGAACAtgatgtcagccattttggttgaaTAAAGACTTTTTGGTGAATTTCAGTGATCAACTCCTAAGAGGGCATTTGTCCAAATGAGCCCCAATTGGAAAAAGGTATATGCGAAAcagatttgtaattttttttttttcccatgccaTCTTATTTGGGCCGAGCATGATGTCAAAGTTAGATGATCATTCATTGCCGCTCACATCTATAATTTGTTTTCAGGATTGCAGGCTGGGCTGGATTAAATTCTCTAGCAGGACACTTGTGCCCCGCCTATCCCTGccctaaacacatttttgtaaacacattttccctctgaaaaatgtttttatgctgAAACCTGATGTTGTCATATATCACGGTCAGTAGGACACATGCTCAGAACattaatttaaaacacaaaCTATGTATCGCATAAGTACTGTAAGTGCTACTGTAGCATGAGCAAGTGAGACTGATGACTGAACGAATGAGCACATTATTTTGCacacatttcacacatttttacatGGCCAGTGCATGTACTATATTTCCCACATATCACATTTTACACTGGTAACACGCCACtcaggtttttatttatttatcttttttgaaattttggagtgtttttattttgtgcagGGCCCTTCTCTGTCAGATGATTGAGAGCGTTAATTGTTTGTGAATGAGTtactattttgtttgtttaatgtttTGGTCAGGGGTATAGGTGAATTATGATGCATTGTGTGTGAGAGAACAAGCAGGCATGTCACTTGAAAGGGTAGCGTAATGCCCAATGATGTATTTTAAAGAGTATTGTAACATTTAAACCTCAAGAAGAAGAATAGATCTCACCTATACTCCTTTAGAATGAATACATGACAATGTAAACGCAATATCATATTATTCTATCCTAAGGAATGCAACTGCACCCATGCacaaaaagatgtttttatgaaaatatgtgtataaaaatatatgacaaaatatatttcattAGAATGCTATGCACCCTCATAGAGTTGTTATGGATGTTCTTTCAGCATTATCTAGTCAGCCGATGCCCACATGATGGGGAATGTAGAGGCTACGTAGCTTTgaccacttttttcttttcttttctattggtccagaaaaagaaaaaaaatgtatacaagaCTTTTAATCAGAAATATTCTgacttaaaaaatgtgtatagaTCATCTTACCCTGTACACCAGCTCAAATCATTTACAAGACTTAATAAAACAAAGATGTGACATACTTTTTGTATATTCCTAAATGTTCCCAATGTACACCGTTCTATATACAGGTGGTGCATCGAagtacattattttctgtagtTCAATTCACAAGGTGAAATATGTTATTAAATACTATATAATCTATAGAGgccggtttatttatttttttctaataaatttTTGTTTCATAGTTCTCAATAATGAATAATGCGACGAAGGAACGCGTTGTAGGCTGTCTGCCACTAACACAGACGTCATAATTACATTTCAGGTCATAAATTACTTGAAAACGGGTAGTATTGTTAGGGAACGTCGGATAGCTCTGTGTATATATGGCGTCTATTACATGCACTTATATGTACTAAGTGTTAATACGTTTACgtgaacgccccccccccccccaaaaaaaaacaaaaaaaaaaacacacccggTATGAATAATGGATGAATGTGTCATTATTCGGCTTTCGTATCAAGcacaaaaacatacacaaaaaactACAACTTCCGCAGTCTGTGACGCCCCCTACTTTAAGCCAATCACAGCCCGCCGTTGTACGTGTTCGCGTCAGAGggctttctgggttgttttggaTTCGGTGGTAGCACATGGAGGCAGCGGTAGACTTTATTTGATGCAACTTTGGACGTTCTTTTTTAGCGTGAACGCGGTCACTACTTGCAAGATATGTCAGCGGCAGGTCGGACGAGCGGGAGTCGGGACATACCGGCCGTGAGGCGGGTGGCGGTCCTGGAGGCTGCCCACATGCCCCACGAGTACTCCACGACCCCCGGGGGGACCGTGTTCAGCACCACGCCCGGAGGTAACTCGGCCATGGGTCAAACTGGGTCTTTACAATTCCAAGGAAAACTTTGCAGAAAGTGCAACATAAAACGGGCTTAAAATAGTGCAGGGGTAGTGTAGAATTACATTTGGAGAACTGCTCGCAGTGTGCTATTAGTCATTTGGGGTCACAAGGCAAACACAGTCATCTGTTTAGTGTGAAGATTATAAATATCAGTGTTGATTATCAATTAAATGGTGAAGAAAAATGTTATTAATCAGTTCATATGAGATGTTTGGGGGGCGCGTGATGACATGGAGCAGAATGTTAAGATTCCCCTCATTAAAAAGTTCAAACTAGAAAAGAggatggcacttttttttttgcctactagtgtgttttttttttttttgttttgtttttttatgtgagaGACTCCACATATGACAAGGAAAAAATTGGCAAATGTGTGCTTAGTGCTCTGTGTAATGTACTTTAGATGACTAGCACAGCATACTATACATAAACATATGATATGACCACCTTCAATTGtattgtgtgtgtctttgtaaAATAGTTAAGCATCAACATCTGCCCATTTTTTTAGCCATCTGAGAGGgcaaccattttgccacttgctgttgacggacatcacagttgctcaggtaacagccaatcacagctcagctccaGAAAACGTGAACCGTTATTGTTcgctacctgagccctgagcaactgtgatgtcattttcagtcgacagcaagtggcaaaatggccgccccctgagatggataataacgggtggattttgatgcttaactcatattccacaaacgttaTATTAATCGGAATTCTGTGTTGAGACTCGTGTCGGGCTGCATACAACAGATTGTAATGTAAAGAACATTTGTTGGGTtggcttcccctttaaaaatgacctttgacagggaaaaaaaatgcccacaTTCCTGCCACAGGACAATCATCTTTTGGCTTCAACACTATTCCTGGTAAGTCTCCATGTTAATAATCAACAGTGTTTTGTTCTTCAACACTTTGCAGCCCTTTTCAAAATGTGCTGGAGCAGATGGGAAATATGATGACCTCTTGCACAATAATGACATATCTAATCCAAGAAGAACTGAATCACAAagattttagtcaacaaagcTTTAATTGACACTGTCATGAAGTATCAATTCACCAATATCAGTTTGTTATTGTATGTGGACTCAACTGTAAGATGCCCAAATTAGAGCTGTGGTAGAACAAGTAAACTAAGTGAATGTTTTCCCTCAACTGTACAACAGTGAGAAAGTTGACAGTGTGTCCACATGGCGGTAGTCAGTGATACTGTGTTCTGTAAATGTGGCAGGTGGGACACATTCGCACTGataaaacgcacacacaaatgcagCTGGCCCACTCTGTGTGTCAGGGCAGAAAATAGGTCATTCAAGTACTTGCATGTAGACTGTCGAGATGATCCTcataggtgaaaaaaaaaaaaagtatagcagATAGCAGCTTGTTTTTAAATGGTGGAATGATACGTTTGTGGTCGTGTCGActacttcatttatatttagAGAGGAACTTTCAAAGTGGAATGTGCGAAAAGGGTTACAATTCAGAATTTAGTCAGATTCACACTCAATTCAAATGTAAGTGCCAATGTGCAATATTATGCATACCCACCGGTTTATCATTTGCTACATATGTGACTTTAGGATCATGATAAACAGAGAAATTGGGATTGAATTTCAATCTTAACTAAGCTGAAAACAAGAATTATTGTATATATGTTTTACAATCCAATCTGTTGTCgatgaaatgttttgaaattactactactactaacaaCTACTCCTCCTCACTCCCCCCTTTCCCCCCTTGATTCTGCATGCAGGAACTCGAATCATCTACGACAGGAAGTTCCTGCTTCATTGTCGCACCTCTCCTCTGGCTCACACGCCTCCGAAGCTCCCCGACATCCCGGGAGTCACTCGGCCTCTCAAACGGGAATCCTCCACCGAGACCTGCCGGCCGGCAGCCAGCGAGAGCGCTCACACTGAACACAGCCAACATACAGAGGTTGCAGGTAAACATTGTTTGTACACTGTTTACGATGTGATCGAGAAGGGAGCTCATTCCCCTGAAATTCAATTTTATTGCcacgtgttttgtgtttttctgtccACTCTTTTCTTCCCATAGGAGAAGATGCCCAGTTTGACATGGACATTTGAAGAGGATTAGAAATATTTCGAGCATCTTCACGATAGTTGCGTTGTGAGTGAAAAAGATTTTTAACGTTGAATTGAAACATAGGACATGTGGAATGTAAAATTAGGTTTCTTAAAGGGAAATTGTATTTTGCTGAAATTACCCATTTCTAAATTAGTTGATTGGATATGATGTGCCATATTAGCTGTTGCTAAAATCAGTTTTAAGTTAAAGGGACAGTCAGTCAtccctagcgccatctagtggtcaactaatcattcattttaaaaaatgtttaaactatGTCAGTAGTATGCAAAACATCTGTTGTatctcatatattttttttatgtaatcatAGATGCTCGTTTGCTCAcgcaaaataagaattggtgGTCTGCATGCTTCTAATGCTATtttttgaccactagatggtggtaGAGATTACtaaatatccctttaacataCTATTAATCATGTTATGCAACATAACGTTGTGATTCGTCAGCTTTTATAATATTCAATCAAGTGTAATATTGCTTTGCTTTTTGTCATGTTGTGTGATATAGTATatcaatttgcttttttttttatcaagtttATACAGTGGCAAGAAAAAGTATGTGAAACCTTTGCAATGACCTGGATTTAGACCACACACAAGCAACTGCATGTGTTGATTTGGGGCAGCACAGTGTAGTGTCATTTTTCAAGTAACGGTGCTACAGGTTtgacatttgcaaaaaaaacgacGGGATTTTTCACAGCATATCTGGCAAATTGTTGTATGGACAAATATAATCAAAGTGGACTTGTTTGGAAGCAAGCACACTATCAAAATTGTGGTTTTGGACTGCTTTGCTTCCTCAGGGCTTGGACGCATTGCTGTCATTAGAGGTAGCTAATCTCCAGTCGGATTCTTTATTTGCCCAACAGTCAAAATGGGATAATTTAAACGAGGTGGACaaaagcatgtaaaaaaaaatgctaagtaAGACGAACTGtttaaaatcttggaaaatatGCTTACATCTCCTCTAAATTAAATGTGCAAATAATTCTTTAAAAGGCTTGAATTATGTTGTTTACTGTACTCTCATCAATGTGATGGTTACCACTGCCATGTTGATTAGCACAAAACTACAACCTCCTGTCAAATAATGACTTGTACAAACTTGGTtgaaaataagaaataatttaatgtttaactgtacaatgtaaacaaacaaatggcTCAATGTGACCCAAACATCTGTAACGTTAAAGCGCTCACATTTACACGTCAATTCCAGTCAGAAATGTAGCTTTCATGTGTTGTGTTTTGAACTCCAGTGCTTGACTCAGTAACCTGGCTTTGCTTTTTTGGTTTGTGTCATTTGGAACAGGCACAATGTAAGCCACCTAAATCTATCATAACAAATGCCACTATTTACAATGGAGAGTCTGCGATTCTGTCCTTCGCTCAATGGCACCCGCATTCCTCCACCACCATGTCCTGGTGGTGCCTCATGGTCAACTTGCCGTTCTCGTAGTAGAGCATGGACAGCGGCTCCAGGCGGGTGGGCACGCACGACAAACATGGCACCTTGTGAGGGTGGTGCAGCTTCAGCAGGCTCTGTGGTGGGAAGGAGAAGAGACGAACACATTAGGACaccgggattaaaaaaaaaaaatgcatagggAAAGGAAATGAGGAAGTGAGTCTTATGGGGATATACTGATAATGGGGCACCGATGTtgggcattttgatgaatatataggtatcagcctttttttcaaaataaatctaaaaccattttaatctcaggtCACTATTTAAATTGTCAGTTATAAGAGATGCTAATAATCCAGGGAAccttcttaaagggatacttgactcactgagacattttatttttgtccagaatgaatttgataacccatttgctcccaataacgtgtaaatacgtttatatatatatatatatatatatatatatatatatatatatatatatatatatatatataaagtgcccaaagacgtatttatacattttgtttgaaGTATATtgtctcagatttaaaaaaaaacaaaaaaaaactacattttgaaaaagctgaaaatgtgtttagtaaactgtaattcattaattaataattagtttgaagacattaaaataaagtcaagattggcatttgtatttaaaaaaaaaaaaaaaatgacaccaataaCTGAAAattaatacagtgttccctcgttttccactaCCGTTAATTTCCAAAAAATactcgcaataaatgaaatgcgcaaagtagttagcttttatgttttacatttattagaaatgttttaatgcgctaaacaccccccccccccccaccaccaccaccaccaccacacagtttatacacttttctcattgaggcaattaaattttctcacatttctctcttgtttaaacattctcaatgttcaaaccgtcataaattataaaataggtacattactgtaaaaaaaaataaataaataaaaaaatgcaaaattgcacaacaaaaatATGCGATACAGGGAGAccacgaaaagtgaaccgcgctTTAGTGAGGGATTCAAATATCCGTTATCCTTGACTACTACTAATCATtatcgaaaaaaacaaaaacacattgttCTATCTCTCGAGTCTTACCTGCATGTAGGCGTGGTTAGTGGGTCCGAAGCTCTCGTCGACAGGTGTGGGACAGGCGCCCTCGCAGCGGAAAGCGTTGTAGCGTTTGGGGTAAACCATCCACTGGCTCCAGCCCAGCTTCTTGAAGTCCACCCACATGTCCACCTTCCTGCACAGAGGACCCTCCTTGGTCTCAGCTGACATCGCCACGGACGTCTTCCCTCTCCGGTGCTGCTGGGAGAACCTTTTGCTCCTGCGGCGCTTCGTCCTGGGGCCAGCCTCGCCGTCCGCGCTCACGTACTTGGAGCGCACGGCCGTGTGGATGAGAGTCGGCATCCGCTGGGCGTTGGGGTTCTGCCTGGCGAAGACCACCATCATGACCCGGTTTGTTGTAAGGTGCTGGATCGGCTCCAGATCCCGCTCGGTTTTCTGCGGCGGACGTGCGGACGGTTGCTGCTCCTGCCAGCGATGGAGAATCTCGGTCATGGAGAAGACCTTCCAGGAGGAGGATCTCATGGAGCTCGGATGGGCCGTCAGGTTGCCAAGGAAGAGCCTGTTGTCAGAGCACGAGTGGTAGATGTCCACCGAGGCTCTGGGGGACTCGCTGAAGTCTCGGAGGCGGATGCGAAGCTCGGCCTGTTGGATGTGGTCGCCGGCGGACATGGAGGACATATCGAAGGTGATGGACCACCTGTCACCTCTCTGCTCACAACCTGGAAGAGATGCAAGTCCAAATTAGCATCATTActgcatgacaaaaaaaatgatttgatttcaCTTTGGTCGTGTATTGtcatttataggaaataaaggcTGAAGACAAGTGTCACTatcattttcagcagtgtaAAACACTAATAACAGCATTTGTTATTGCTTTGACTAGCCATGAAATTGCTCAACAGAAGTTGAGCTgcactgtgtttgtttacagaATAGGCATTTGGCCAGAACGAAAGGCAATATCCTTAGTATGGTCCTGGGAAACCTAATAATCACCTAAGATTGTGTCAGCCAACTGATTAATTATCTTTATCACATTAGAAAACATTGCTTAATAATTACGGTTTACTCTTCAAAGGTTAGAATTGACCCCAAAATGCAACATTCATGGTCAAGGGCCAATCTGGCCCTCCGAGTAAATTTATCTCTGGACTATATAGCATGAATTTTGCACAACGTGCTGAAATTATGAATTAATAAAATGCTGTCAGCCTGAAAATTGTTTTAACATAATATGGACGTGTTTTAAAGTTGGTTAATAAGTTTgactaagtattttaaaaaatgacaaatatgcattttagttttttaaactaTGACCAAATCTCATTGAAAATATCCACCTTCTAAAACACACCACTCACTTTTAGCGACAAGGCTCGTCACATAATCCGAGTCATGCAGTCCAGAGTTGTCTTCGGCCCAACTCTTGTCTCCGGCCCGGTTCTCGGTCAGCATAGTCCGGTAGAGCTGCATCATGAAGACGGGAAGTCCTCCGGCCTTGCGCCGCTGCAAGGTGAGTCGGGAGCGGCCGATGGAGGCGCGCAGCAGCGCGTCTGGGTTCATCGAAGCGACGCAGAAACCCATCAGGAGGAGAAACACAACCGATTTGGTCATAATTCCACGATCGAAGTGTTGTCACTGATGACAGTTGGTTATCAAATGATGCAGCTGAGATGTGTGCCTTGGTTTTATAAACCCACGCAGATCGGTGAAGTCCTTTGAAGGGGTTGTGACACAATCGGCGCGTCTTTGATCCACGGCAGCGCTCAATGGGGCCTACAGGTAGGCCCATTGCAGGCTACTGTATACGTCCATTTAACACGACAATTTTTTAAAGTGACATGGTGCATCGAAACTACTTCGCTCCTTTGTAGTGGCCGAAGTAAAAGAGAGTAAATGGCCACAGTGTTGATAAGAAGGCTTCACAATAATTTGAGTTAAGGAGATTAAGGATCCGTCTGATTAATGAGCAGGCAACTGCAGGAGTTAATCACACACGCGAACAGACATGTTCAGGTCAAAATGCAATTAGCCAATATTACGTCATCATTAGATATTAcagaaattacaaaaaaaaaattagattcgatttttaaaatttggttcacagaatattgttgtggtttatttacaataattagCGTTGAACATTTCAAATAATCAATAGTCAAGAAGGATTTATTGTTGGCATAACAGAATGAAAACACAAAGGCATAGCCAAATTATTTTAtcactaaatgaaatgaaaacaggaaagtgccctataattaattatattggGCCTATATTTTAGTGTAAGTGTGAATTATTTTGGGTTATAAACTAGCAAATCAAAATCTGAATAAGCAAtatcacaaaatgaaaaatatggcAAATTGCATTTTGCAACCAACTTAAACGTAATTGTGAATAATTATTGATGTTTAAAAAACCCTACGCAGAAATATTGGAACAATTTGAACCCTTTAGCTGCACTGAAAACATCATATTATGTTTAttgtaattataattatatttttagcaCAATAAAGAAAAATACCATTCTAAGCACACATCCatgcatgatgtttttttttccccagctgttaattttttataaatatgtttaatattgtgGTTTTATTTGCCGTGTAGAATTGCAATGCATacattatagtaaggcgtttaaaaattgttatttatttattcatttatttatttatttatttatttatttatttatttatttatgtttagagcactgcgattggctggcaacgagtccggggtgtcccccgcctactgcccaaagccagctgagataggctccagcaccccccgcgacccttgtgaggaataaagtgAAATACATTCGTTAAACTTATACACGTGTACACGGGAGTTGAACAGAACTGAAGGTTTTCCAGCATGCATCAAAACTGCATTGCAATTGACAGCACCATCAAAGAGTTATTAATGAGCACTTCATTCTTCAATAAATCGAACTGAACAATCGCGCTTGAAAGGGATGCAGAGAACAACAAAGGCTCCTGATATGCTTTTCAATTATGCTTGCGTTTCAAATGTTCTTTATAGAGGCTAAATCAAACATGCTCTTTGTTTTGATGTGTCTGTAAATCATTTGAAGTTGAAACTAATCTAAGTAAGTAAGTTTAAATACACTGTTTGAATGACTTGGCAGACTATTATGtcgaaatgtttttaaaaatatgttaacttgtatattattattactattattattattttatttttattattattattattattttattttatttttttatactgctATTGTCCATTTTATTGTTCTTTAATAACTATATACAGGAGACAATAAGAACATGTATGCCGTACTTCCGTGTGCAGTAGTGCGCATGTGCAGCTGCTCCTTCATTAAAGGTGCCCTTCCAGGTGATGCCCCTTAGTCCAGATGAGTCGCGCGTGTCCGACATGAAGTCGCGCCAGCTCATTTGTTTGCTTGTCCTCTCAATTTTAAAGTTATCCACAGGTAACTACACTTTTTTTCAAGCTTGTATTTTTTAAGTTTGGTTCATTTCTGTTCGTTCTTTATGCTTGGCCGCATTTTCAGGTGCCATTATCGtgaagtccaaaaaaaaaaaagagccaaaatggcggttaATATGAATTTGACCCAACCAACATGATAGCTAATTAGAATTTGACGTTTTCTCCTGATAGATTTGATTATTTAAAAGTGTTCTCATATAT comes from Festucalex cinctus isolate MCC-2025b chromosome 15, RoL_Fcin_1.0, whole genome shotgun sequence and encodes:
- the LOC144002797 gene encoding nodal homolog: MTKSVVFLLLMGFCVASMNPDALLRASIGRSRLTLQRRKAGGLPVFMMQLYRTMLTENRAGDKSWAEDNSGLHDSDYVTSLVAKSCEQRGDRWSITFDMSSMSAGDHIQQAELRIRLRDFSESPRASVDIYHSCSDNRLFLGNLTAHPSSMRSSSWKVFSMTEILHRWQEQQPSARPPQKTERDLEPIQHLTTNRVMMVVFARQNPNAQRMPTLIHTAVRSKYVSADGEAGPRTKRRRSKRFSQQHRRGKTSVAMSAETKEGPLCRKVDMWVDFKKLGWSQWMVYPKRYNAFRCEGACPTPVDESFGPTNHAYMQSLLKLHHPHKVPCLSCVPTRLEPLSMLYYENGKLTMRHHQDMVVEECGCH
- the LOC144002220 gene encoding eukaryotic translation initiation factor 4E-binding protein 1-like, with the translated sequence MSAAGRTSGSRDIPAVRRVAVLEAAHMPHEYSTTPGGTVFSTTPGGTRIIYDRKFLLHCRTSPLAHTPPKLPDIPGVTRPLKRESSTETCRPAASESAHTEHSQHTEVAGEDAQFDMDI